A single window of Nostoc sp. KVJ3 DNA harbors:
- a CDS encoding ParM/StbA family protein: MSRPKKQPTSISTDAPNTNEAETITEKASMPSKKVIHLMLDAGRSSIKYQAFVNNETGTTPVMKTESLVCCVPSVPFGELGAFSLSRGKDENNKDVVEHWVVGDSARLQGKEYIAMSDSENHKVDYFPILALGAIASLPNLLELSTGTSAKRRTLHIRLSTLSLASPLELKKAIEQCKWIAVDGVRYRLCFSKLGFLGFPEGYGASLWASERFDDKQFHTFDIGYGTATISEYSNLGKLPKRVTCSPNGGGGVATLIKEFSRALSNTDSSKMIRPSQLREILETATVGDNGISAIAPDGEDIGTELENAIHSWMKDSPLAYALDDVSVKARRSKVTLCGGAFAIAPVQMLIKERLLKSCIPESNLLIPENPGTVALSEMKKLYLGETTDVNQAA, encoded by the coding sequence ATGTCAAGACCTAAAAAACAACCAACATCTATAAGCACGGACGCACCCAACACAAACGAGGCTGAAACCATAACAGAGAAAGCATCAATGCCATCAAAAAAGGTAATTCATTTGATGCTAGATGCTGGGCGCTCCAGTATTAAATATCAGGCTTTCGTTAATAACGAAACTGGCACAACACCAGTAATGAAGACCGAATCTTTGGTGTGTTGTGTGCCATCAGTACCATTTGGAGAATTAGGAGCTTTCAGCCTAAGCCGAGGCAAAGATGAAAACAACAAAGATGTTGTAGAGCATTGGGTTGTAGGCGACTCAGCCAGACTGCAAGGTAAGGAATATATAGCAATGAGTGATTCCGAGAATCACAAAGTAGACTACTTCCCCATCCTTGCATTAGGTGCAATCGCATCTCTGCCGAATCTGCTTGAGTTGTCCACGGGTACAAGCGCCAAGCGTAGAACCTTGCACATTCGTTTATCAACGCTCTCGCTAGCTTCCCCATTAGAACTAAAAAAAGCCATTGAACAATGCAAGTGGATAGCGGTAGATGGTGTTAGATACCGTTTGTGCTTCTCTAAACTTGGCTTTCTGGGATTTCCAGAGGGATATGGCGCGTCACTTTGGGCAAGCGAACGCTTTGACGATAAACAGTTCCATACTTTTGATATTGGGTATGGTACAGCCACAATCAGCGAATACAGTAATCTCGGCAAATTACCAAAACGGGTAACTTGTAGTCCCAATGGTGGCGGTGGTGTTGCCACACTAATCAAAGAATTCTCGAGAGCTTTGAGCAACACCGATTCTTCTAAAATGATTCGCCCCTCCCAACTGCGCGAGATTTTAGAAACTGCAACCGTTGGTGATAACGGCATAAGCGCGATTGCACCTGATGGGGAAGACATTGGGACTGAGTTAGAGAACGCGATTCATTCATGGATGAAAGATTCTCCCTTGGCTTACGCCCTAGATGACGTGTCCGTGAAAGCCAGACGCAGCAAAGTAACTTTGTGTGGCGGTGCGTTTGCGATCGCGCCCGTGCAGATGTTGATTAAAGAAAGATTACTGAAATCTTGTATTCCAGAAAGTAATTTGTTGATTCCCGAAAATCCTGGAACCGTTGCTTTATCAGAAATGAAAAAACTTTACTTAGGAGAAACGACCGATGTTAACCAAGCGGCTTAA
- a CDS encoding DUF3854 domain-containing protein, producing the protein MVATFNGSSTTATNDVRGHLDQLTPAPLLSEPRNQATQPNSVEQIWTNESVKQHWISFGAFKDFIKQKFGRDRLCAEQFDAMIEFTDSPYRIAEALRWKKPYSGVVYAALMLNADGSVWHSILSLPNDDGTKPYKRLAPSKNGDQCFYPRVVPIIRRLVEQQLGLEKGSIPDDVDFYEWLANSELPVITTEGGEKLFSLICQGYPATTNYGATCGVDKKTKRFKPSLQLLMNRPRTLLVAYDMDSKPSVVASVNKGIDALSYAAQKVGSTVSRPTWDESLGKGIDDLLLTPNGETLWAQSYNSALCFGIVTKMLGIGAVDEVNSFEQLEQLSQLYGTIVELNILKTRMSADNLIAALNQQIRELTHGKDAVESKSHQSKSYQSKSKLIPADILAFELAEDYRERLKYCNEYKEWKYYLGDDSGLWKSLDDHMIETMIQGILDARSIVGYGTDSYIVNIRKFMARRLTVETWPQRTDIVPFLDGVLVLATGKFEKHSPANYLTWTLPHRFDNPSLRDWPTIRGWFQEVTEGDSQKIQTLICFAAATLRGMSHLQKILYLWGNGGNGKGIYSDILQALVGSENTWSGKIENLDNPNFLVDINNKRSVIFEDQDKVNGGLQTFKTLTGGGSTKAKEVYKKACDVRLAATVLITSNYAALQGSGVGRWLKRRLIVVNMNYCPPIVDTHLREKLYPEMGAFTQYLLTIPESEIINTLNGKNSTGYDLAYWEMAQMTDSIAAWVERHIVRDLSGVVKVGSNKNEWQSSSYRPEISTLFGSYHHYCQNSGQQGKSLPNFTPDLLQVLNHVLGWSDVKQEKTRTGSHFYGIRLRGAFDEAPFPSESSITSNQAGDGGVTDKVMDMVMDSKPYGDGCDGHLQKNLFVNEVNNHPSNFLKSESLGDEKTDFVESLGKTLSPPSQPSPETAITHTPQALPSIEPNHHQTITNPSPTPSASVTTREPVKGDRVKLLSSDEEYKISWVSCGSDKVLLVSALTGQPLTAPSPLRPGAAAGGLNLIDVSELKFLDT; encoded by the coding sequence ATGGTAGCCACCTTTAACGGTTCTAGTACTACTGCTACAAATGACGTTCGTGGACATCTAGATCAACTGACTCCAGCCCCACTATTATCTGAACCCAGGAATCAGGCGACACAGCCCAATAGTGTTGAGCAAATCTGGACTAACGAGAGCGTTAAACAGCATTGGATTTCATTTGGCGCTTTCAAAGATTTTATTAAGCAGAAGTTTGGGCGTGACCGACTTTGTGCAGAGCAGTTTGACGCGATGATTGAGTTTACAGACTCACCGTACCGGATAGCCGAGGCTTTAAGGTGGAAAAAACCATATTCCGGCGTTGTGTATGCTGCGCTGATGCTGAATGCAGATGGTAGCGTCTGGCATTCAATTTTGAGTCTACCAAACGATGATGGCACAAAGCCATACAAACGGCTGGCTCCATCTAAGAATGGAGATCAGTGCTTCTATCCTCGCGTCGTCCCCATTATTAGAAGGCTCGTTGAGCAACAGCTAGGACTTGAGAAAGGCAGTATCCCGGATGATGTGGATTTCTATGAATGGTTAGCCAATTCCGAGTTACCTGTAATTACGACCGAAGGCGGGGAAAAACTGTTTAGTCTAATCTGTCAGGGATACCCCGCCACCACCAACTACGGCGCGACCTGTGGGGTAGATAAAAAGACCAAGCGATTCAAGCCCAGCTTACAACTCTTGATGAATCGCCCTAGAACCTTGTTAGTTGCCTATGACATGGATTCTAAGCCCTCGGTCGTAGCATCTGTAAACAAGGGGATTGATGCACTGTCTTATGCGGCGCAAAAAGTAGGCTCCACCGTATCGCGCCCCACCTGGGACGAGTCACTAGGCAAAGGGATTGATGACTTGTTGCTGACACCAAACGGTGAAACGCTTTGGGCCCAAAGCTATAATTCAGCACTATGTTTTGGCATAGTCACCAAAATGCTGGGCATTGGGGCGGTAGACGAGGTAAATAGTTTTGAACAACTCGAACAACTTTCTCAACTCTACGGCACGATTGTAGAGTTAAATATTTTGAAAACTCGCATGAGTGCGGATAATCTAATCGCGGCACTAAATCAGCAAATCAGAGAATTGACCCACGGCAAAGATGCCGTTGAGTCTAAGTCTCATCAGTCAAAGTCTTATCAGTCGAAGTCGAAACTTATCCCGGCTGACATACTGGCATTTGAATTAGCAGAAGATTATCGAGAACGTCTCAAGTACTGCAACGAATACAAGGAATGGAAGTACTATCTAGGTGATGATTCGGGATTGTGGAAATCCCTTGACGATCACATGATCGAAACAATGATTCAGGGAATATTAGATGCCCGTTCAATTGTTGGCTATGGCACTGATAGCTATATAGTCAATATTCGCAAATTCATGGCGCGACGGCTAACTGTTGAAACGTGGCCCCAAAGAACAGACATCGTTCCATTCCTAGATGGCGTACTGGTTCTGGCTACTGGAAAGTTTGAGAAACACTCACCCGCTAATTATTTAACCTGGACACTGCCCCATCGCTTTGATAATCCCTCTCTTCGAGATTGGCCAACAATTCGCGGTTGGTTTCAGGAAGTAACGGAGGGCGACTCCCAAAAAATACAAACCCTCATCTGTTTTGCAGCTGCCACACTCAGAGGTATGTCTCATCTCCAAAAAATTCTTTACCTCTGGGGCAATGGCGGCAATGGTAAAGGCATTTACTCCGATATTCTTCAGGCGTTAGTCGGCTCAGAGAATACTTGGAGTGGCAAAATTGAAAACTTGGATAATCCTAATTTCCTGGTAGACATCAACAACAAACGCTCAGTCATTTTTGAGGATCAAGATAAGGTCAATGGCGGTTTGCAAACTTTCAAAACCCTGACGGGGGGAGGAAGCACCAAAGCCAAGGAAGTTTATAAAAAAGCTTGTGATGTCAGACTTGCTGCCACAGTCTTAATTACTTCCAATTATGCGGCGCTCCAAGGCTCTGGGGTCGGCAGATGGCTCAAAAGGCGGTTGATTGTAGTAAACATGAATTACTGTCCACCAATTGTAGATACTCACCTCAGAGAGAAGCTCTACCCAGAGATGGGAGCCTTCACCCAGTACCTACTTACCATTCCAGAGAGTGAAATAATTAACACTCTCAATGGAAAAAACTCTACTGGCTATGATCTCGCTTACTGGGAAATGGCGCAGATGACTGACTCCATCGCGGCTTGGGTGGAACGGCATATTGTGCGAGATTTATCAGGAGTTGTCAAAGTTGGCTCTAACAAAAACGAATGGCAAAGTAGCAGCTACCGCCCCGAAATCAGCACACTGTTTGGCTCCTACCATCACTACTGCCAAAATTCTGGGCAACAAGGCAAGAGCTTACCCAATTTCACCCCAGACTTACTGCAAGTCTTAAATCATGTGCTGGGATGGTCTGATGTTAAGCAGGAAAAAACCAGAACTGGCAGTCATTTTTACGGTATTCGGTTAAGAGGCGCTTTCGATGAGGCTCCGTTCCCTTCCGAATCTTCAATCACTTCCAATCAGGCTGGTGATGGAGGTGTGACGGACAAGGTTATGGATATGGTGATGGACTCAAAGCCTTATGGTGACGGATGTGATGGACATTTACAGAAAAATCTTTTTGTAAACGAGGTAAATAATCATCCATCTAATTTTTTGAAGAGTGAAAGTTTGGGCGATGAGAAAACAGATTTTGTAGAAAGTTTGGGCAAAACTCTATCACCTCCATCACAACCATCACCTGAGACAGCTATAACCCATACTCCACAAGCATTACCATCTATCGAGCCAAACCATCACCAAACCATCACCAATCCGTCACCGACTCCATCAGCATCCGTCACCACCCGCGAACCCGTTAAAGGAGATCGTGTGAAGCTGCTTTCAAGCGACGAAGAATATAAAATCTCTTGGGTTTCCTGTGGTAGTGATAAAGTGCTTTTGGTTTCTGCCCTCACCGGACAACCGCTCACTGCACCTTCACCGTTGCGTCCTGGTGCTGCGGCAGGTGGATTAAATCTCATTGATGTTAGTGAACTGAAGTTTTTGGATACTTAG